One genomic window of Cercospora beticola chromosome 5, complete sequence includes the following:
- a CDS encoding uncharacterized protein (BUSCO:EOG09264OAU), with protein MEDEEDDFYGGGGDGIKQEEQTATNAGEHEKDAMDVSEDEDDDSSDDDVQFTLERPEGAKAEPPPGSKAAKAQKKEPPSKAVKIESDKRGGTPVKREDAPRAGSAAPPTAIKGVLTHNSKEGRDFPEVRTSQLDINQVPVWTNGKPIVAVDIDADLAEHSKPWRLPGTDQTDYFNYGFDEYTWTQYSLRQQEMTGTIGQLKQEDASLKAMLGVGGQQQSGPPPDMMGMDPHMIAQQSGIPLEFVQQFMSQGGMPPGMGGPGMGMPPGGPQGFGQGPGVGNDSGTSPHPQPGQGFQPPQGPAAGNMSMEGLSPQQMAIFQQEQQQQMGGGGGGGGGHRGGRRGRGRW; from the exons atggaggacgaggaagacgatttctatggcggaggtggcgaCGGCATCAAACAAGAGGAGCAGACAGCAACGAACGCAGGGGAACATGAAAAGGACGCGATGGACGTAtctgaggacgaagacgacgatagTAGCGACGAC GACGTACAATTCACCTTAGAACGTCCAGAAGGCGCAAAAGCCGAACCGCC TCCCGGATCAAAAGCAGCAAAGGCACAGAAGAAGGAACCACCCTCGAAAGCTGTCAAAATTGAATCAGATAAGAGAGGCGGTACGCCGGTGAAGAGGGAAGATGCGCCTCGAGCTGGCTCGGCAGCACCGCCCACTGCCATCAAGGGCGTCCTCACACACAATAGCAAGGAAGGTAGGGACTTTCCCGAAGTCCGCACAAGCCAGCTCGATATCAACCAGGTCCCAGTATGGACAAATGGGAAACCCATCGTAGCAGTCGACATCGACGCTGATCTCGCCGAACACTCGAAACCTTGGCGATTACCTGGTACCGATCAGACCGACTACTTCAACTACGGCTTCGACGAGTACACATGGACGCAGTACAGTCTACGGCAGCAAGAAATGACTGGAACCATCGGCCAACTTAAGCAGGAAGATGCGTCATTGAAGGCTATGCTTGGTGTGGGTGGACAACAACAGAGTGGGCCGCCGCCTGACATGATGGGCATGGACCCACATATGATCGCGCAGCAGTCCGGAATTCCGCTCGAATTTGTGCAGCAATTTATGTCGCAGGGCGGTATGCCTCCAGGTATGGGAGGACCAGGGATGGGGATGCCGCCTGGAGGACCACAAGGCTTTGGGCAAGGGCCAGGAGTGGGTAATGACAGTGGGACATCACCGCACCCACAACCTGGCCAAGGCTTTCAGCCTCCCCAGGGTCCTGCTGCAGGCAATATGAGTATGGAAGGGCTCAGTCCACAACAGATGGCCATCTttcagcaagagcagcagcaacagatgggcggcggcggcggtggtgggggTGGACACCGAGGAGGTAGGAGAGGGAGGGGCAGATGGTAA
- a CDS encoding uncharacterized protein (BUSCO:EOG09260FZZ), giving the protein MPIAPTAWKLFHFFDVSQVRLPDGDGSLSLEQASIGTVTSGKNNVFVGTPTGHVHLLDQSFKSVRSWKAHDAGSVTRIVQVHDTSYLITLAETLQHEPELKVWTLDQNEKKTGFPRCLCSLTVQNGRRNFPVSAFAVTSDLAQLAVGFGNGAVTVVRGDLIHDRGTKQRTVFESEEPITGLEFREASTTALYIGTVSKILALAISGKAQGTPARTLDEHGCAVGCMTLDPQSNEVVVAREDAIYSYGPKGKASSFACQGAKKLVNMHKDYVLVASPPDNNFGQASKLGAFRTARADEIFNTSTFSILNADLKFTAYSKPISTQIHKVFTIWGDVFLLTIDGKLYRYHERTFQQKLEELYSRKEYLLAIMLAKKYNVDAVQQNVIFRKYGDYLYQKGDYDTAMQQYLRAIDNTEPSQIIRKFLDNQRIRNLIDYLEELHEHNKATSDHTTLLLNCYAKLKDVDKLEEFIKQPGELKFDLDTAIIMCRQGGYYDQAAFLARRHEEHGLVISILIEDLKKYAEALAYIVRLEPKEAYPNFMKYGTVLLEHCPEEATQLFIDYFTGRFRPKKDAVIVQETPATQQSSGFGTMASSAAQNLASLIPLPYMNTSTVQTPKNGDEASTIQQAQVIETQTEEEYIEYEVPKPRVALPAFIDHPDQFITFLDACSNSDGVKAEHRADLHTTLFEMYLHKANTTKEDDKAEWEHKAKSLIEEKEGPVDTSNVLLLSDLAKFRDGTILVSEKQGLRFDVFRSYTAAYDTQGAIKALRKYGPEEPQLYPAALAYFTSTPQVLDEAGDEVDAVLKKIDEDGLMAPLQVIQTLSTNAVATMGLVKRYLSGTVQRERAEIESNRKLIQSYRKDTVAKQGEITELTNKPASFSATRCSSCGATLDLPTVHFLCKHSFHQRCLNVPEGIDIKNEVEIECPLCAPQNNIVRQTRQAQEESAGRHELFKASLQNPGEGGRFGVIGDWFGRGVMSAPAVQTVDSSRRGSSNF; this is encoded by the exons atgcctATAGCTCCCACTGCG TGGAAgctcttccacttcttcgacgTATCGCAAGTGCGATTGCCGGATGGCGATGGCTCGCTGTCTCTAGAG CAAGCGAGTATCGGCACAGTGACATCTGGCAAAAACAATGTGTTTGTAGGGACGCCCACTGGTCACGTACACTTACTAGACCAGTCGTTCAAGTCAGTCCGTTCTTGGAAAGCACACGACGCAGGCAGTGTTACCCGTATTGTGCAGGTTCATGACACCTCTTACCTGATCACTCTGGCTGAGACGCTGCAACACGAACCCGAGCTCAAGGTCTGGACTTTGGATCAGAACGAAAAAAAGACCGGCTTCCCACGATGTTTGTGCAGTCTGACAGTGCAGAATGGCCGCAGGAACTTCCCCGTCAGCGCGTTTGCCGTTACTAGCGATCTTGCGCAGCTCGCGGTGGGGTTCGGCAATGGCGCTGTAACTGTCGTTCGGGGCGACTTAATTCACGACCGAGGCACCAAACAGCGGACCGTGTTTGAATCGGAGGAGCCTATCACTGGACTCGAATTTCGCGAAGCCAGCACGACTGCACTTTACATAGGCACTGTATccaagattctagctcttgCAATATCTGGCAAGGCACAAGGCACACCGGCTCGAACACTGGATGAACACGGCTGTGCGGTAGGCTGTATGACACTGGATCCTCAGTCCAACGAAGTGGTCGTGGCACGCGAAGATGCCATATACTCCTATGGTCCAAAAGGCAAGGCGAGCTCATTCGCATGTCAAGGTGCAAAGAAACTGGTCAACATGCACAAGGACTATGTGCTAGTGGCCTCGCCTCCCGACAACAATTTCGGGCAGGCTTCCAAGCTTGGCGCATTTCGAACAGCTCGAGCGGACGAGATCTTCAATACCAGCACCTTCTCCATACTCAACGCGGATCTGAAGTTCACTGCGTACTCGAAGCCCATATCGACGCAAATACACAAAGTGTTCACGATTTGGGGCGATGTATTCTTGCTCACCATCGATGGCAAGCTCTACAGGTACCACGAGAGGACGTTTCAACAGAAGTTGGAAGAGTTGTACAGCCGCAAAGAGTACTTATTAGCGATcatgctggcgaagaagtaCAACGTCGATGCCGTGCAGCAAAATGTCATCTTTCGAAAGTACGGCGACTACCTGTACCAGAAAGGTGATTACGATACCGCCATGCAGCAGTACCTGCGAGCTATCGACAACACAGAGCCTTCGCAAATTATCCGAAAGTTCCTTGACAACCAGCGGATAAGAAACCTCATCGATTACCTGGAAGAGCTGCACGAGCATAACAAAGCTACCTCCGATCACACAACTTTGCTGCTGAACTGTTACGCGAAGCTGAAAGATGTTGACAAGCTTGAGGAATTCATTAAACAGCCCGGTGAGCTCAAATTCGACCTCGACACTGCCATCATAATGTGCCGGCAGGGTGGCTACTACGACCAAGCAGCATTCTTGGCTAGACGGCACGAAGAGCATGGGCTCGTGATCTCGATCCTGATTGAGGACTTGAAGAAGTATGCAGAAGCGCTTGCGTACATCGTGCGCCTGGAGCCAAAGGAGGCTTATCCAAATTTTATGAAGTACGGGACTGTCCTGCTTGAGCACTGTCCCGAGGAAGCTACGCAGCTCTTCATTGACTACTTCACTGGGAGATTCCGACCAAAGAAAGACGCCGTCATCGTCCAGGAGACTCCGGCCACCCAGCAAAGCAGCGGGTTCGGAACCATGGCATCGTCTGCGGCGCAAAATCTGGCGTCGCTTATCCCGTTGCCTTACATGAACACAAGTACTGTGCAGACGCCAAAGAATGGTGATGAGGCGTCGACAATACAGCAGGCCCAGGTCATCGAGACACAGACGGAGGAAGAATACATCGAGTACGAAGTGCCCAAACCACGAGTCGCATTACCAGCCTTCATTGATCATCCTGATCAATTCATCACATTTTTGGACGCCTGCAGTAACAGCGATGGTGTCAAAGCTGAGCACCGCGCGGACTTGCACACCACTTTGTTTGAGATGTATCTGCACAAGGCAAACACGACCAAGGAGGATGACAAGGCAGAATGGGAGCACAAAGCGAAGAGCCTGattgaggagaaggagggccCAGTCGATACTTCCAATGTGCTCCTTCTGTCCGATCTCGCAAAATTCCGCGACGGCACAATTCTGGTCAGCGAGAAGCAGGGCCTTCGCTTTGACGTCTTCCGGTCATACACTGCAGCATATGATACGCAAGGTGCAATCAAAGCGCTGCGCAAATATGGACCGGAGGAACCACAACTATACCCAGCGGCACTCGCATATTTCACCAGCACGCCTCAAGTCCTTGACGAGGCCGGCGATGAGGTCGATGCCGTGCTAAAGAAGATAGACGAGGACGGCCTCATGGCTCCCCTTCAAGTGATCCAGACCTTGTCCACCAACGCCGTTGCCACGATGGGCCTGGTCAAACGATACCTTTCTGGCACCGTCCAACGCGAACGAGCAGAAATCGAATCTAACAGGAAACTCATTCAATCCTACCGCAAAGACACCGTAGCTAAGCAAGGCGAGATTACAGAGCTTACCAACAAACCTGCATCATTCTCTGCGACACGCTGTTCGAGCTGTGGCGCGACACTCGACCTGCCCACTGTGCACTTCCTATGCAAGCACTCTTTTCATCAGCGTTGTCTCAATGTTCCTGAGGGCATTGACATTAAGAATGAAGTTGAAATTGAGTGTCCACTTTGCGCGCCTCAGAACAATATTGTGAGGCAGACAAGgcaagcccaagaagaaaGCGCGGGTCGACACGAATTGTTCAAGGCTAGTCTGCAGAATCCAGGCGAAGGAGGGCGATTCGGTGTGATCGGAGATTGGTTTGGCAGAGGTGTGATGAGTGCGCCTGCTGTTCAGACTGTGGATAGTAGTCGGAGGGGAAGCTCGAACTTTTGA